The Streptococcus toyakuensis genome has a window encoding:
- the metF gene encoding methylenetetrahydrofolate reductase [NAD(P)H]: MSRQTPSLSFEVFPPNPAVGNDKIIAALQNMQELAPHFISVTASNNKFNIKETTVRLADFIQNDLAIPTIAHLPAIYLTKDKVAETIADLDKVGVQKILALRGDIIPDVEPQKDFRYATDLIKFIKEQAPHFDIVGACYPEGHPDSPNQISDIQNLKKKVDAGCSSLVTQLFFDNERFYDFQDKCILAGIDVPIHAGIMPILNRNQALRLLKTCENIHLPRKFKAILDKYEHDPESLRAAGLAYAVDQIVDLVTQDVAGVHLYTMNNADTAKYIHQATHALFNHQSLG, from the coding sequence ATGTCACGCCAAACACCGTCACTCTCATTTGAAGTGTTTCCTCCAAACCCAGCAGTAGGCAACGATAAGATTATTGCAGCTCTTCAAAATATGCAGGAGTTGGCCCCTCACTTTATCAGTGTAACTGCCAGCAATAATAAATTTAATATCAAGGAAACAACTGTTCGTTTGGCTGACTTTATCCAAAATGACTTGGCGATTCCGACTATTGCTCACTTGCCAGCCATCTATTTGACCAAGGACAAGGTGGCTGAAACCATTGCTGACTTGGATAAGGTTGGGGTGCAGAAAATTTTGGCTCTTCGTGGGGATATTATTCCAGATGTGGAGCCACAAAAGGATTTCCGATATGCAACGGACTTGATCAAGTTCATCAAGGAACAAGCCCCTCACTTTGATATTGTCGGAGCTTGCTACCCAGAAGGGCATCCAGATTCACCAAATCAGATTTCAGATATCCAAAATCTCAAGAAGAAAGTAGATGCAGGCTGTTCGAGTCTTGTAACTCAGCTTTTCTTTGACAATGAGCGCTTCTATGATTTCCAAGACAAGTGCATCTTGGCTGGGATTGATGTTCCTATTCATGCAGGGATTATGCCAATTCTAAATCGAAATCAAGCTCTCCGCCTCTTGAAGACTTGTGAGAATATCCATCTTCCACGCAAATTTAAAGCCATCTTAGACAAGTATGAGCATGACCCTGAGTCGCTCAGAGCAGCAGGACTTGCCTATGCAGTGGACCAAATCGTGGACTTGGTAACTCAGGATGTTGCCGGTGTGCATCTCTACACTATGAACAATGCGGATACAGCAAAATACATCCACCAAGCAACTCATGCTTTGTTTAATCACCAGTCTCTAGGATAA
- the metE gene encoding 5-methyltetrahydropteroyltriglutamate--homocysteine S-methyltransferase, which yields MSTTIIGFPRLGEFRELKFTTEKYFRKEISEEELLAAAKDLRAKHWNIVKEKGITEIPSNDFSHYDNFLDAAFLFNVVPASVQNLELSDLERYFALGRGYQGEKGDVRALPMKKWFNTNYHYIVPKFEKDTQVKLAGHKIFDEFQEAKELGLNTRPVLVGPFTFLQLSDFEEGVKAEDFVDSLVAAYQEVFAKLAELGATRIQLDEAALVKDLTAEEKALFLNLYNKLLADKKGLEVLLQTYFGDVRDVYADLVKLPVDAIGLDFVEGKKTLELVKGGFPADKTLYAGIVNGKNIWRNNYEKSLAILEQIPAENIVLTSSCSLLHVPFTTANEEFEPAILNHFAFAVEKLDEIRDLDAIRNGQGAEALAANKELFATERVGENAELRARIAGLTDADYTRLPAFAEREAIQEEAFKLPALPTTTIGSFPQTKEVRAKRLAYRKGELSQEEYDAFLAETIDEWIKWQEDIDFDVLVHGEFERNDMVEYFGQNLSGYLFSKNGWVQSYGMRGVKPPIIWGDVTRLNPITVKWSSYAQSRTNKPVKGMLTGPVTILNWSFPREDISIKDSTLQIALAIKDEVLDLEAAGVKIIQIDEAALREKLPLRRSDWYEDYLDWAIPAFRLVHSTVAPDTQIHTHMCYSEFTDIIPAIDNMDADVISFEASRSNLEILDELKAKNFQTEVGPGVYDIHSPRVPNEGEIDHTIEAILAKVPSKKVWINPDCGLKTRGIPETKESLIRLVEAAKAAREKL from the coding sequence ATGTCAACTACAATCATCGGTTTCCCTCGTTTGGGCGAATTCCGCGAATTAAAATTTACAACTGAAAAATACTTTAGAAAAGAAATCTCAGAAGAAGAACTCCTTGCAGCCGCAAAAGACTTGCGTGCTAAACACTGGAATATCGTCAAAGAAAAAGGCATCACTGAAATTCCATCAAATGACTTTTCTCACTATGACAACTTCCTAGATGCAGCTTTCCTTTTCAACGTGGTACCTGCTTCAGTTCAAAACTTGGAATTGTCTGACCTTGAGCGCTACTTCGCTTTGGGTCGTGGTTACCAAGGAGAAAAAGGGGACGTTCGCGCCCTTCCAATGAAGAAATGGTTCAATACCAACTACCACTACATCGTTCCTAAATTTGAAAAAGACACTCAAGTCAAACTTGCAGGTCACAAAATCTTTGATGAGTTCCAAGAAGCAAAAGAACTTGGTCTCAACACTCGTCCTGTTCTTGTAGGTCCATTCACTTTCCTTCAATTGTCAGACTTTGAAGAAGGCGTGAAAGCAGAAGACTTCGTAGACAGCTTAGTGGCTGCTTACCAAGAAGTTTTTGCTAAATTGGCAGAACTTGGTGCGACTCGTATCCAATTGGATGAAGCGGCTCTTGTCAAAGACTTGACAGCCGAAGAAAAAGCTCTCTTCTTGAACCTTTACAACAAACTCTTGGCTGACAAAAAAGGTCTTGAAGTCTTGCTTCAAACTTACTTCGGTGATGTTCGTGACGTCTACGCTGACCTTGTGAAATTGCCAGTAGATGCTATCGGTCTTGATTTCGTTGAAGGTAAGAAAACTCTTGAACTCGTTAAAGGTGGCTTCCCAGCTGACAAAACTCTCTACGCAGGTATCGTCAATGGTAAAAACATCTGGCGTAACAACTACGAAAAGAGCTTGGCCATTCTTGAGCAAATCCCAGCTGAAAACATTGTCTTGACAAGCTCATGCTCACTTCTTCATGTGCCATTTACAACTGCTAATGAAGAATTTGAACCAGCTATCTTGAACCACTTTGCCTTTGCAGTTGAAAAATTGGATGAGATTCGTGATTTGGACGCTATCCGCAATGGTCAAGGTGCAGAAGCACTTGCTGCTAACAAAGAACTCTTTGCGACTGAGCGTGTGGGTGAAAATGCGGAACTTCGTGCTCGTATCGCTGGATTGACGGACGCAGACTACACTCGTTTGCCAGCCTTTGCAGAACGTGAAGCTATCCAAGAAGAAGCTTTCAAACTTCCAGCTCTTCCAACAACAACTATCGGTTCATTCCCTCAAACAAAAGAAGTTCGTGCTAAACGTTTGGCTTACCGTAAAGGTGAATTGTCTCAAGAAGAGTACGATGCTTTCCTTGCTGAAACGATTGATGAATGGATCAAATGGCAAGAAGATATCGACTTTGATGTCCTTGTTCACGGTGAATTTGAGCGTAATGACATGGTTGAGTACTTCGGTCAAAACTTGTCAGGTTACCTCTTCTCTAAAAATGGTTGGGTACAGTCATACGGTATGCGTGGGGTTAAACCACCAATCATCTGGGGTGATGTAACTCGTCTTAACCCTATCACTGTTAAATGGTCTAGCTATGCACAAAGCCGTACAAACAAACCTGTTAAAGGTATGTTGACTGGACCTGTTACCATCCTCAACTGGTCATTCCCACGTGAAGACATCTCTATCAAGGATTCTACTCTTCAAATCGCCCTTGCTATCAAGGATGAAGTGCTTGACCTTGAAGCTGCTGGTGTGAAAATCATCCAAATCGATGAGGCTGCTCTTCGTGAAAAATTGCCGCTCCGTCGTAGCGACTGGTACGAAGACTACCTTGACTGGGCAATTCCTGCCTTCCGCTTGGTACACTCAACAGTAGCGCCAGATACTCAAATCCACACTCACATGTGTTACTCAGAATTTACAGATATCATCCCAGCTATCGACAACATGGATGCAGACGTTATCTCATTTGAGGCTAGCCGTTCAAACCTTGAAATCTTGGACGAACTCAAAGCGAAAAACTTCCAAACAGAAGTGGGACCTGGGGTTTACGATATCCACTCACCTCGTGTGCCAAATGAAGGCGAAATCGACCACACAATCGAAGCCATCCTTGCTAAAGTGCCAAGCAAGAAAGTTTGGATCAACCCTGACTGTGGTTTGAAAACACGTGGTATTCCAGAAACAAAAGAAAGCTTGATTCGCCTTGTTGAAGCAGCTAAAGCTGCGCGTGAGAAATTGTAA
- a CDS encoding helix-turn-helix domain-containing protein, producing MKNSAIGSNWKDVRSELFTKEEILESDMRVAIMSELIEARHEQGISQKKLEELSGVSQPVIARMETGKTSPQLDTVLKVLASLGKTLAVVPLEQGKS from the coding sequence ATGAAGAATAGTGCTATTGGGAGTAACTGGAAGGATGTCCGGTCAGAACTCTTTACCAAGGAGGAAATACTTGAAAGTGATATGCGAGTAGCTATCATGAGTGAGTTGATTGAGGCTAGACATGAGCAAGGAATCAGTCAGAAAAAGCTAGAAGAACTCAGTGGAGTAAGCCAGCCGGTTATAGCTAGGATGGAAACAGGTAAGACTAGCCCTCAGTTGGACACAGTCTTAAAAGTCCTAGCCAGTTTAGGAAAGACACTAGCAGTCGTCCCACTTGAACAGGGGAAAAGTTGA
- a CDS encoding TIGR02328 family protein, with product MRLWHEALISQLPRPQLLGQHRECCALRGNGWGRKHATVDYVFTHSPYQLFAYHDLIMKEMARRGYKVSPEWLDKNYRGKTCPPYEDLAEEKLTSPIYSEHDDAYYEECLANLREKGIELE from the coding sequence ATGAGACTTTGGCATGAGGCTTTGATTTCACAACTTCCCCGTCCTCAACTCTTGGGGCAGCATCGAGAGTGTTGCGCTCTACGTGGCAATGGCTGGGGTAGAAAGCATGCGACGGTGGACTATGTCTTTACTCACTCGCCTTACCAGCTATTTGCCTACCATGATTTGATCATGAAGGAGATGGCTCGTCGTGGCTACAAGGTTAGTCCAGAGTGGCTGGACAAGAACTACCGCGGTAAGACCTGCCCTCCTTATGAAGATTTAGCAGAGGAAAAATTGACTAGTCCTATATACAGCGAACATGACGATGCCTACTATGAGGAGTGTCTGGCTAATCTTCGAGAGAAGGGAATTGAGCTGGAGTAA
- a CDS encoding YbgA family protein gives MGNNNQRALCQQLWARNKYLVLSHSSNIYNEIRQYLKQEVVEVSQVQEMIDHACQIPEHRGQVCNAFQHIWGYFKKKATENERKDYMFLLERYHSGHATKEDLIAKTRDLLERYPNTYLQHSTLLKGDSHETLA, from the coding sequence ATGGGAAACAACAACCAACGTGCCCTTTGCCAACAACTCTGGGCTAGAAACAAATACCTTGTCTTGAGCCATTCTAGCAATATTTACAATGAGATTCGTCAATATCTCAAGCAAGAAGTGGTGGAAGTGAGTCAGGTTCAAGAGATGATTGACCATGCCTGTCAAATCCCAGAACACAGGGGTCAGGTTTGCAATGCCTTTCAGCATATTTGGGGATATTTCAAGAAGAAAGCAACGGAGAATGAACGCAAGGATTATATGTTTTTACTGGAGCGTTATCACTCTGGTCATGCCACCAAAGAAGACTTAATTGCTAAGACGAGAGATTTACTTGAACGTTACCCAAATACATACTTGCAACATTCGACTTTACTGAAAGGAGACTCCCATGAGACTTTGGCATGA
- a CDS encoding type I restriction-modification system subunit M: METTQTSQSLYQALWNSADVLRSKMDANDYKSYLLGMVFYKYLSDKMLFFVAETMEEGSESLETALEVYRNYYEDADTHEDLLAVMKDELNYSIKPELTFTALVARVNEGTFQLEDLAQGFRDIEQSDELYENLFEDIDLYSKKLGATPQKQNQTVAAVMKELAVLDVAGHAGDMLGDAYEYLIGQFATDSGKKAGEFYTPQPVAKLMTQIAFLGREDQLGFTIYDATMGSGSLLLNAKKYSHKPQTVVYFGQELNTSTYNLARMNMILHGVPVENQFLHNADTLDEDWPTQEPTNFDGVLMNPPYSAKWSASSGFMADPRFSPFGKLAPQSKADFAFLLHGYYHLKQDNGVMAIVLPHGVLFRGNAEGTIRKALLEEGAIDTVIGLPANIFFNTSIPTTVIILKKNRTNRDVYFIDASKEFDKGKNQNIMTDAHIEKILEAYKSREEIDKFAHLASYEEIVENDYNLNIPRYVDTFEEEEVEPLTDIVGKINTTNQAIQNQTASLLEMLGQLHGTTPEADAELKEFLKEFKG, encoded by the coding sequence ATGGAAACAACACAAACGTCCCAGTCGCTCTACCAAGCCCTGTGGAACTCAGCGGATGTTCTCCGCTCTAAGATGGATGCTAATGACTACAAGTCCTATCTCTTGGGCATGGTCTTTTATAAGTACCTGTCAGATAAGATGCTCTTTTTCGTGGCGGAGACTATGGAGGAGGGGAGTGAGAGTCTAGAGACTGCCCTTGAGGTCTATCGCAACTACTATGAGGATGCGGACACCCACGAGGATCTTCTTGCAGTGATGAAGGACGAACTCAACTATAGTATCAAGCCTGAGTTGACCTTTACGGCTCTTGTAGCACGTGTCAATGAGGGAACTTTCCAGTTGGAAGATTTGGCTCAGGGTTTTCGAGATATTGAGCAGAGTGATGAACTCTATGAAAATCTCTTTGAAGATATTGATCTCTATTCCAAAAAGCTAGGGGCAACTCCGCAAAAGCAAAACCAAACGGTGGCGGCGGTCATGAAAGAGTTGGCTGTGCTAGATGTGGCTGGTCATGCTGGTGATATGCTGGGAGATGCTTATGAGTATCTGATTGGTCAGTTTGCGACTGACTCGGGTAAGAAGGCTGGTGAGTTCTATACACCTCAGCCTGTTGCCAAACTCATGACTCAGATTGCCTTTTTGGGTCGTGAGGATCAGCTAGGCTTTACCATCTATGATGCGACTATGGGGTCTGGCTCTCTCTTGCTCAATGCCAAGAAATACTCTCATAAACCGCAGACGGTGGTCTACTTTGGTCAGGAGCTCAATACCTCAACCTATAATTTGGCTCGGATGAACATGATTCTACACGGTGTTCCTGTTGAAAATCAATTTCTCCACAATGCCGATACACTAGATGAAGACTGGCCGACTCAAGAACCGACTAACTTTGATGGTGTTCTCATGAACCCGCCCTACTCTGCCAAGTGGTCAGCAAGCTCTGGCTTTATGGCGGATCCTCGTTTCTCTCCATTTGGGAAACTGGCACCCCAGTCCAAGGCTGACTTTGCCTTTCTTTTGCATGGTTACTACCATCTCAAGCAGGATAATGGGGTTATGGCTATCGTCCTTCCTCACGGGGTTCTTTTCCGTGGCAATGCGGAAGGAACCATTCGTAAGGCCTTGTTAGAAGAAGGAGCCATTGACACGGTTATCGGTCTACCTGCTAATATCTTCTTTAATACCAGCATTCCGACCACGGTCATCATTCTCAAAAAGAACCGTACCAATCGTGATGTCTACTTTATCGATGCTTCTAAGGAGTTTGATAAGGGGAAAAACCAGAATATCATGACGGATGCGCATATCGAGAAGATTCTGGAAGCCTACAAGTCACGTGAGGAGATTGACAAGTTTGCCCATCTGGCAAGTTATGAAGAAATCGTTGAAAATGACTACAACCTCAATATCCCTCGCTATGTAGATACCTTTGAGGAAGAAGAAGTCGAGCCTCTGACAGATATCGTTGGAAAGATTAACACAACCAATCAAGCAATCCAAAACCAAACCGCTTCCCTACTCGAAATGCTCGGTCAACTACACGGAACCACACCAGAAGCCGATGCTGAGCTTAAAGAGTTTTTGAAAGAGTTTAAAGGGTGA
- a CDS encoding AAA family ATPase yields the protein MYSSIKDLIENLKFEKKRLQDIFSELADYEQESYKTSYQQVDDWFSTLIDLVNNELDDEFLSGYVTEKYKKLRENWLGNIFSCHGSDVYMYETNLPQILENFKVIKLFSFISKVDSTTVIIGANGAGKSSLINELRKNSIDEMYVLPAQKLLYFVSNIHNRNNIEQENYILDLKKTNIKYDTINLYPSNIEENFSNTFTNLITLLVKDVMVVATYKFRGQNDSSLSLWQKLEKIWNKIKPEISFEIDPIKIIVNVEKNHSKYSINGLSDGERCILFYIGSVLLAPENSYIVVDEPETFLNAAVYNELWDLLISERPDCQFIFASHNMDFVQSRTNATYIWCKNFEAPYDLDYQVLEESQEIPLPLLTEVSGAKKPILFCEGTKNSLDYQIYSKLFSEFCFVKPVQGHKQVIQYTKAYNKLEETYGNKAYGIIDYDWMDEARIESYKKKNIFVLPFNEIEMLLVDEEMVNSVLSDDEEDKKQKINKLRDTVIGLCTTNKDKIIRIALKKKLDEFMEGNLIETREPTEDEARTFLENLSEKFDITVTLENITKMVEDSIASSDFSKILKICNLKNEIISSKEIKEIVSNFKEKALNSIAMNNDLQITLRHKYFEELEMKLLDKSLDF from the coding sequence ATGTATAGCTCTATTAAAGATTTAATTGAAAATTTAAAATTTGAAAAGAAAAGACTTCAAGATATCTTTAGTGAATTAGCTGATTATGAACAAGAATCATATAAGACTAGCTACCAACAAGTAGATGATTGGTTTTCTACCCTTATTGATTTGGTTAATAACGAACTAGATGATGAGTTTTTATCTGGTTATGTGACAGAAAAGTATAAAAAACTACGTGAGAATTGGTTAGGAAATATATTTAGTTGTCATGGTAGTGATGTTTATATGTATGAAACAAATTTACCTCAAATTTTAGAGAATTTTAAAGTAATTAAACTTTTCTCATTTATTTCGAAAGTTGATTCTACAACTGTTATAATAGGAGCTAATGGAGCGGGAAAATCAAGTCTTATTAATGAATTAAGGAAGAATAGTATTGATGAGATGTATGTTTTACCTGCTCAGAAACTATTATATTTTGTGTCTAATATTCATAATCGTAATAATATTGAACAAGAGAATTACATTCTCGATTTGAAAAAGACAAATATTAAATACGATACCATTAATTTGTATCCATCAAATATTGAAGAGAATTTTTCAAATACTTTTACTAACTTAATAACACTATTAGTAAAAGATGTTATGGTTGTGGCTACTTATAAATTCAGAGGACAAAACGATTCGTCATTATCTTTGTGGCAAAAATTAGAAAAAATATGGAATAAAATTAAACCAGAAATTAGTTTTGAAATTGATCCTATAAAGATAATTGTAAACGTTGAAAAAAATCACTCTAAATATAGTATAAATGGTCTTAGTGATGGAGAACGTTGTATTTTATTTTATATAGGCAGTGTTCTTCTAGCTCCAGAGAATAGCTATATTGTCGTTGACGAACCAGAAACATTTCTAAATGCTGCCGTCTATAATGAATTATGGGATTTGCTCATATCAGAGCGACCTGATTGTCAATTTATTTTTGCTTCACATAACATGGACTTTGTTCAATCTAGAACAAATGCAACCTATATATGGTGTAAGAATTTTGAAGCACCTTATGATTTGGATTATCAGGTGTTGGAAGAATCACAAGAAATACCATTACCATTATTAACTGAAGTATCTGGTGCAAAAAAGCCAATTTTGTTTTGCGAAGGAACTAAAAATAGTCTGGACTATCAAATATATTCCAAATTATTCAGTGAATTTTGTTTTGTCAAACCAGTTCAAGGGCATAAACAAGTTATTCAATACACAAAAGCTTACAATAAATTAGAGGAAACATATGGTAATAAAGCATACGGCATTATTGATTATGACTGGATGGATGAGGCAAGAATTGAAAGCTATAAAAAGAAAAATATTTTTGTGCTCCCTTTTAATGAGATAGAGATGCTTTTGGTAGATGAAGAAATGGTGAATTCTGTTCTATCTGATGATGAGGAAGATAAAAAACAAAAAATTAATAAGCTTCGAGACACTGTTATTGGTTTATGTACAACAAATAAAGATAAGATAATACGAATTGCCTTGAAAAAGAAACTTGATGAATTTATGGAAGGGAATTTGATAGAAACAAGAGAACCAACCGAGGATGAAGCACGGACATTTTTAGAAAATTTATCAGAAAAATTTGATATAACTGTAACATTAGAAAATATAACTAAAATGGTGGAAGATAGCATAGCTTCTTCAGATTTTTCGAAAATTTTAAAGATTTGTAACTTGAAAAATGAAATAATTTCTTCCAAAGAAATTAAAGAAATAGTTTCTAACTTTAAAGAAAAAGCTTTAAATAGTATTGCAATGAATAATGATTTACAGATTACATTACGTCATAAATATTTTGAAGAATTAGAAATGAAACTATTGGACAAATCGTTAGATTTTTGA
- a CDS encoding restriction endonuclease subunit S yields the protein MKNQNRRIPKIRFVNFNDKWNYKTLDEISNAIEYGINAPAKNFDGIHKYLRITDIDDTSRLFLTAKLSSPDVDFSEENYENYKLQKNDLLFARTGASVGKTYLYRESDGEVYYAGFLIRARLHDSYDGNFVFQQTLTDKYKQFIDITSQRSGQPGVNGKEYGDWKIGIASYSEQSAIGTLFRTLDDLLSSYKDNLTNYQSLKATMLSKMFPKAGQTVPEIRLDGFEGEWELCEINDLADDFQSGGTPKTNVQEYWDGDIPWIQSSDLGINCLFEIKVQKSISEKGLESSSAKIIPKDSIAVVTRVGVGKLAVMRHEYATSQDFLSLSNLKSNIEFTAYLLYRLLQKEVNQLQGTSIKGITKVELLSKKVLIPSLPEQQAIGAYFSTLDNLINSHHEKISQLETLKKKLLQDMFI from the coding sequence ATGAAAAATCAGAATAGAAGAATTCCAAAAATTAGATTTGTTAATTTTAATGATAAGTGGAACTATAAAACACTTGATGAAATATCAAATGCTATCGAATATGGTATAAATGCTCCTGCGAAGAACTTTGATGGTATTCATAAGTATCTTAGAATCACAGATATAGACGATACTTCTAGATTGTTTTTAACTGCGAAACTTAGCTCTCCAGATGTTGATTTTTCTGAAGAAAATTATGAAAACTATAAATTGCAGAAGAACGATCTCCTATTCGCACGTACTGGTGCGAGTGTTGGGAAAACCTATCTTTACAGAGAATCAGATGGTGAAGTTTATTATGCTGGATTCTTAATTAGAGCGAGATTACATGATTCATATGATGGAAATTTTGTTTTTCAGCAGACTCTTACTGATAAGTATAAGCAATTTATTGATATCACTTCACAACGGTCAGGTCAACCTGGCGTTAATGGGAAAGAATATGGAGATTGGAAGATTGGAATCGCATCTTACTCTGAACAATCCGCCATCGGTACCCTTTTCCGTACCCTCGACGACCTTCTGTCTAGCTACAAAGATAATCTTACCAACTACCAATCTCTTAAAGCGACCATGCTCTCCAAGATGTTTCCAAAAGCTGGACAGACAGTCCCTGAGATTCGTTTGGATGGATTCGAAGGTGAGTGGGAGCTTTGTGAAATTAATGATTTAGCTGATGACTTTCAAAGTGGTGGCACTCCAAAAACAAATGTTCAGGAATATTGGGATGGGGATATTCCTTGGATTCAGTCATCTGACTTAGGGATAAATTGTCTATTTGAGATTAAAGTTCAAAAAAGTATTTCTGAGAAAGGTTTGGAAAGTTCATCAGCCAAAATAATACCAAAAGATTCAATTGCGGTTGTTACGAGAGTTGGAGTTGGGAAGTTAGCGGTGATGCGTCATGAATACGCAACAAGTCAGGATTTTTTATCACTCTCAAATCTTAAATCCAATATAGAATTCACAGCATATTTGCTATATAGATTACTTCAAAAGGAAGTTAACCAACTTCAAGGGACATCAATAAAGGGTATTACTAAAGTGGAATTACTATCGAAAAAAGTACTTATCCCATCTCTCCCTGAACAACAAGCCATCGGTGCCTATTTTTCCACACTCGATAACCTTATCAATTCTCACCACGAAAAAATTTCTCAGTTAGAAACACTGAAAAAGAAACTCTTGCAGGATATGTTTATTTAA
- a CDS encoding HNH endonuclease family protein, whose protein sequence is MQELRSSFKKVFGTKFLDYFEKQDKKHRYLQTGNYQEVILSFMNDENRRRENYYRGTHVHFTRFLLVSIEKFKNNDRTIDFTELDHKGKLIWQLEHIIPQSDFELGDSDKNKLGNLTLLHRDTNVEISNENFEEKKKVLHEEDESKFYINEVFRRNNFKKSDIDKRSSDLKNDLVDIINNHFDAYCEKVLKIKNETNVLKQSERSDYEKSE, encoded by the coding sequence ATGCAGGAGTTACGAAGTAGTTTTAAAAAAGTATTTGGAACTAAATTTTTAGATTATTTTGAGAAACAGGATAAAAAGCATAGGTATCTGCAAACAGGGAACTACCAAGAAGTAATCTTGAGTTTTATGAATGACGAGAATAGGAGACGAGAAAATTACTATCGTGGGACTCACGTTCACTTCACTCGTTTTCTGCTTGTTAGTATTGAGAAGTTTAAAAATAATGATAGAACAATCGATTTTACAGAGTTAGATCATAAAGGTAAATTGATTTGGCAGTTGGAACATATTATACCTCAAAGTGATTTTGAACTGGGTGATTCTGACAAGAATAAATTAGGGAATTTAACTTTATTACATAGAGATACAAATGTAGAAATTTCAAACGAAAATTTTGAAGAAAAAAAGAAAGTCTTACATGAAGAAGATGAGTCAAAGTTTTACATTAATGAAGTTTTTAGAAGAAATAATTTTAAGAAATCTGATATTGATAAGAGATCAAGTGATTTAAAAAATGATTTAGTTGATATTATTAATAATCATTTTGATGCTTATTGTGAAAAAGTGTTGAAAATAAAGAATGAAACTAACGTGTTAAAACAGTCAGAAAGAAGTGATTATGAAAAATCAGAATAG
- a CDS encoding DUF6261 family protein: MTKTYAIRPLSYSNFTNREFESLMMDTHQILLTFSKTNKDEAMYAKHLEPFKTKLDDFQAQLAVVETKESSNLTEVDRNRDSALVGLFTLHRGFAKIKDVKLKEAHETLKPVFAKYKDITKHSNDVETAEIKSLLKTLSETPYHEAVTSLGLTPMLTAVVNAQEEYDQVESKARASKSAKEVGKTRQLRIELSTSYDLFMRYTAASAEAYPEKEHLTQLLKELNGIRDSKRRLITSSKKDKKTKPAEPAQAAG; this comes from the coding sequence ATGACAAAAACATACGCTATTCGCCCTCTTAGTTACAGCAACTTTACCAACCGTGAGTTTGAAAGCCTGATGATGGATACTCATCAAATTTTGCTCACTTTCTCTAAGACAAACAAGGATGAAGCTATGTATGCCAAACATTTGGAACCCTTCAAAACCAAGCTGGATGATTTTCAAGCTCAACTTGCAGTGGTGGAAACGAAAGAGTCTAGTAATCTGACAGAAGTTGATCGCAATCGTGATAGTGCCTTGGTCGGTCTCTTTACCCTTCATAGAGGATTTGCTAAGATTAAGGATGTTAAGCTCAAAGAAGCTCATGAAACTCTGAAACCAGTCTTTGCCAAGTACAAGGACATCACTAAGCACAGCAATGATGTAGAGACGGCAGAAATCAAGAGCCTGCTCAAAACGCTTAGTGAAACACCCTATCATGAGGCAGTTACCAGTCTAGGACTGACCCCTATGCTGACGGCGGTGGTCAATGCTCAAGAGGAATATGACCAAGTGGAAAGTAAGGCGCGTGCTTCTAAGTCTGCCAAGGAAGTTGGCAAGACCAGACAACTCCGTATCGAACTTTCAACCAGCTACGACCTCTTTATGCGCTATACCGCAGCCAGTGCAGAAGCCTATCCTGAAAAGGAACACCTGACTCAACTCCTCAAGGAACTTAATGGCATCCGAGATAGCAAACGCCGTCTCATCACTAGTAGCAAGAAAGATAAAAAGACCAAACCAGCAGAACCAGCCCAAGCAGCAGGATAA